From the genome of Labedella gwakjiensis:
CTGCACGCTCTCGAGGAACGACTTCGCGTCACTCTGACCGTTGATGACCGAGATCGCACCCTGCGAGAAGCTCAGTCCGTCCTGCGTCCACGTGGGGGTGGACAGGTAGGGCTGGCCGGTCTCGAGCGCGGACTCGAGGGTCTCCTGCGCGCCGTCGACGGCCGAGGCGTACCAGGTCGACTGCTCGGCGGTGCGGGCGGGGAATGCCCGACCCTGGGTGCCGAGGTAGTCCTGGGCGTCCTTGCCGGTGATGATCGCGAGCGCCTTCGCGGCGACATCGGGGGTGCTGCACTTCGTCGTGATCCCGAAGCCCGATCCGCCGACGGCGGTCCCCGGGCCGGCGTCGCCGACGGGCAGTGTGACGACGCCGACGTCGAACTTGGCCTGGTCCTTGACGTTGATCATGTCCCACGGGCCGGTCACGTACATGGCGGCGTTGCCCGAGAGGAACTGGGAGCCGTCGCTCGAGTCGGTGGCGAGTTCGGCGGCGACGCCCTGCTCGCTCACGAGGCTCGCGTACCACTCCATCGTCTTCTCCTGGCCGGCGCTCGTGAGGTTGAGCTTGCCGTCCTCCGTCGCGGCCTGGTCCCCGCCGATCGTCGGACCCCACTGGTTCATGGCGTCGATCGCGTTGGTCGCGGCGAAGCCGTACTTCCCGCCGCTCGTGAGCGCCTTGGCCGCCGTCTCGAACTCGTCGATCGTCCAGCCGTCCACCGGCTCGTCGAGACCGGCCGCCGCGAAGGCGTCCTTGTCGTAGAAGACCATGTAGGGGCCGAGGTCGTACGGGATCGCGAGCTGCTTGCCGTCGGCCTGGAGGGCCGTGATGATCGACGAGTCGAAATCGGCCGTGTCGATGCCCGCGGCGTCGAGCTCGTCGTCGAGCGGGACGAAGTAGTTCGCGAACTGCTGGACGCGCGCCATCTGCAGCCCGGCGATGCACGGCGCGTCGGCGCCGGCGAGAGTGGTGGGGAGCTTCGTCCAGTAGTCGGGCCAGGCGGCCGTCGTGAGCTTGACGGTGATCGTCGGGTCCTCCTCGTGGACCATGTCGGCCAGATGCTGCCACGCAGCCGTCTCGACCTCCGACCCCGCCCAGACCGACCAGTTGATGGTCGTGTTGCCGTCGGCATCGGTGCCGGACGAGCCGCCCGAACTGCACGCGGCGAGCGGGAGTACGAGGACTGCCGCCGCGGCGACCAATCCCAGGGACCTGCGTTTCACTGTTCCTCCTCGTTGAGGGGTCCGGCTCCGTCTCCACTTTCGTGGCGGTGCTCTCAGACCTAGGCCATCTGACAAATGGATCAGATGATTCCTCAGTGTGCTTCGCTAAGATGCCGTTGTCAATGACGAATTCCGGCTATGTTCGGACATTTCCCAGGAATTGATAAGATCAATCCGACGACAAATCCATCCACACCGACCAAGGGACGACGATGACCCGCTTCGACACACCCCTCCACCGTTCACGCCTCGCCGAGATCGATCGAACGATCGCGGAGGGCCCCCTCGACGCCTCGTGGGACGCGCTTCAGACCACGGCCCCCGACTGGTACGTCGACGGCAAATTCGGCATCTTCATCCACTGGGGTCCCTACGCCGTGCCCGCCTTCGGGAGCGAGTGGTACCCGCGCAACATGTACATCGAGGGCACCCCGGAGTTCGAGCACCACCGCGCGACCTACGGCGACCAGTCGGAGTTCGGCTACAAGGACTTCATCCCCTCTTTCACTGCCGACAGCTTCGACGCCGCCGAATGGGCTCGCATCTTCCGGCGCGCCGGGGCCCAGTTCGTGGTGCCCGTCGCCGAGCACCACGACGGCTTCCCGCTCTACGACTGCTCCTTCACGCGGTGGAAGGCCACGGAGATGGGGCCGAAGCGCGACGTCATCGGCGAGCTCTCCGAGGCCGTGCGCGCACAGTCCATGGTCTTCGGGGCGTCCTCGCACCGCGCGGAGCACTGGTTCTTCTTCAACGGCGGCGCCCGCTTCGACAGCGACGTGACCCAGACCGAGTCTCTCGACCTGTACGGCCCGGCGCAGCGGGAGGAGTCGGAGCCGACCACCGAGTACCTCGAGGACTGGCTCGTGCGCACGACCGAGCTCGTCGACCTCTACCGTCCGCAGCTCGTGTGGTTCGACTGGTGGATCGAGCGGCCGTCGTTCGCCCCGTACCTCAAGCGGTTCCTCGCCTACTACTACACGCGAGCGCTCGAGTGGGGACGACCGGTGGCCGTCAACTACAAGTACGACGCCCTCCCCGCGGGAACCGGCGTCTTCGACGTCGAGCGCGGTCAGCTCGCCGAGACGCGGGCCGACTTCTGGCAGACCGACACCTCGGTCTCGAAGAACTCGTGGAGCTACGTGGAGAACCACGACTACAAGCAAGCGGACGACCTCATCGCCGACCTCGTGGACATCGTGAGCAAGAACGGCGCCCTGCTCCTCAACGTGGGACCGAAGGCCGACGGGACGATCCCCGAGGCCGAGGTCGAGCTGCTCGAGACCATCGGCGCGTGGCTGTCGCGCAACGGCGAGGCGATCTACGGAACACGTCCGTGGACCATCGCGGGCGAGGGGCCGACGGCGGTGACGGAGGGGGCGTTCACCGACACGGCCAGGGAGCCCTTCACGGCCGAGGACATCCGGTTCACGTCCGCCCGCGACCACGTCTACGCGACGGTGCTCGCGCCGGCCGGCGAGACGGTGCGGATCCGCTCCCTCGGGTCGTCGACGGGACTGCTGCCGCGCGACATCGAGAGCGTCGCGCTGCTCGGCCACGCCGGCGAGGTCACATGGCGTCGGGAGCCCGACGCGCTCGTGATCGACGTTCCGTCGGAGGCCGTCGGGACCCTCACGTCGTTCCGTGTGACGCCGCTCGTTCCGGCGACCCGCCCCCGCCGCATCGACATCGTGGGCCTCGGCGACTGACCCACCCGGAGCGGGCCGCGAGCAACCGCGGCCCGCTCTCGCGTCAGGCCACGCCGACCGAGTGCGCGTCGGCGGCCTCCGCGACGGACGGAGCGTCCTCAGCCGCCACCGCAGCGGAGGGCGCGGACCAATAGGACCCGTTCGGGAACGAGAACTCGTCGATGGTCGAGCCGAACATCTCCGCGCTGTAGCCCGGCGCTCCCGGCAGACGGTACGCGCCGTCGGTCACGATGCACGGCTCCACGAAGTGCTCGTGGAGGTGGTCGACGAACTCCGTCACCCGCCCGTCGAGACTCCCGGACACGGAGACGTAGTCGAAGATCGACAGGTGCTGCACGAGCTCGCACAGCCCCACGCCGCCGGCGTGGGGGCACACCGGCACGCCGAATTTGGCCGCCATGAGATAGACGGCGACGATCTCGTTGACGCTGCCGAGCCGAGCGGAGTCGAGCTGGCAGAAGTCGAGGGCCTCCGCCTGGAACATCTGCTTGAACAGCACGCGGTTCATGCCGTGCTCGCCCGAGGCGACCCCGATGGGCGCGACGGCCTTGCGCACGGCCGCGTGCCCGAGCACGTCGTCGGGGCTCGTCGGCTCCTCGATCCACAGCGGCTTGAACTCGGCGAGCGTGTTCACCCACTCGATGGCCTCCGGCACGTCCCACACCTGGTTCGCATCGATCATGAGGTCGGCGTCCCAGCCGATGACCTCGCGCGCGATGGAGAGTCGACGGTAGTCGTCGTCACGGTTCGCCCCCACCTTGAGCTTGATGTGCTTGTAGCCCTGGTCCACGGCCTCCTGGCAGAGTCGACGCAGCTTCTCGTCGCTGTACCCGAGCCACCCGGCGGACGTCGTGTAGCAGGGGTAGCCGTCGCGATCGAGCTCGGAGATCCGCTGCTGCTTCGTCGGCTCGAGGTCGCGGAGCAGGGCGAGGGCCTCATCGCGGGTGAGCGCGTCCGAGAGGTACCGCAGGTCGGCGATGTCGACGAGCTGCTCCGGTGTCATGTCCACGAGGAGACGCCACAGCGGTTTGCGGGCGACGCGCGCAGCGAGGTCCCACACGGCGTTCATCACGGCGGCGAGCGCGAGGTGGATGACGCCCTTGTCCGGACCGAGCCACCGCAGCTGCGAGTCGCTCTGCAGTTCGCGGTAGATGCCGCCGAGGTCGGCCACGATCGCCTCGACCTCCCGGCCGATGAGCGGCTGCGCTCGTTGGATCGCCGCGGCGACGCACAGGTCGTTTCCGCGACCGATCGTGAACGTGAATCCGAAGCCGCTGAGCGAGGGGTCGTCGGTGTGGAGCACCACGTACGCCGCCGAGTAGTCGCCGTCCTTGTTCATCGCGTCGCTCCCGTCGGCGCTCAGCGACGTAGGGAACCGGACGTCGTGGACGTCCACGGCGGTGATGGTGGTCATGATGCAGGTCCTTTCGTGGGGGCGGCTCCGGCCGCCGTTCTCGCCGTGATGCCGGGCACGCCCGGGTGGAGCAGACCTTCGGCGGCGAGGTCGCTCCAGAGGTCGTCGGGGACCGCGACCCGCGCGCGCCTGAGGTTCTCGACGGCCTGAGCCCGCCCGCGCATCCCGACGACGACAGCAGCGACGGCCGGGTGCAGCCAGGGGAAGGCGAGGGCCGCCTCGGGGAGCGTCACGCCGTGCCGCTCGCACACGTCGGCGATCGCGTCGGCGCGTTCCACCAGCCCGGCCGACGCTGTCTCGTAGTCGTATTGCGCGTCGGGCGACGGGCGGTCCGTCG
Proteins encoded in this window:
- a CDS encoding ABC transporter substrate-binding protein produces the protein MKRRSLGLVAAAAVLVLPLAACSSGGSSGTDADGNTTINWSVWAGSEVETAAWQHLADMVHEEDPTITVKLTTAAWPDYWTKLPTTLAGADAPCIAGLQMARVQQFANYFVPLDDELDAAGIDTADFDSSIITALQADGKQLAIPYDLGPYMVFYDKDAFAAAGLDEPVDGWTIDEFETAAKALTSGGKYGFAATNAIDAMNQWGPTIGGDQAATEDGKLNLTSAGQEKTMEWYASLVSEQGVAAELATDSSDGSQFLSGNAAMYVTGPWDMINVKDQAKFDVGVVTLPVGDAGPGTAVGGSGFGITTKCSTPDVAAKALAIITGKDAQDYLGTQGRAFPARTAEQSTWYASAVDGAQETLESALETGQPYLSTPTWTQDGLSFSQGAISVINGQSDAKSFLESVQSSSGSAG
- a CDS encoding alpha-L-fucosidase, coding for MTRFDTPLHRSRLAEIDRTIAEGPLDASWDALQTTAPDWYVDGKFGIFIHWGPYAVPAFGSEWYPRNMYIEGTPEFEHHRATYGDQSEFGYKDFIPSFTADSFDAAEWARIFRRAGAQFVVPVAEHHDGFPLYDCSFTRWKATEMGPKRDVIGELSEAVRAQSMVFGASSHRAEHWFFFNGGARFDSDVTQTESLDLYGPAQREESEPTTEYLEDWLVRTTELVDLYRPQLVWFDWWIERPSFAPYLKRFLAYYYTRALEWGRPVAVNYKYDALPAGTGVFDVERGQLAETRADFWQTDTSVSKNSWSYVENHDYKQADDLIADLVDIVSKNGALLLNVGPKADGTIPEAEVELLETIGAWLSRNGEAIYGTRPWTIAGEGPTAVTEGAFTDTAREPFTAEDIRFTSARDHVYATVLAPAGETVRIRSLGSSTGLLPRDIESVALLGHAGEVTWRREPDALVIDVPSEAVGTLTSFRVTPLVPATRPRRIDIVGLGD
- a CDS encoding L-fuconate dehydratase, whose protein sequence is MTTITAVDVHDVRFPTSLSADGSDAMNKDGDYSAAYVVLHTDDPSLSGFGFTFTIGRGNDLCVAAAIQRAQPLIGREVEAIVADLGGIYRELQSDSQLRWLGPDKGVIHLALAAVMNAVWDLAARVARKPLWRLLVDMTPEQLVDIADLRYLSDALTRDEALALLRDLEPTKQQRISELDRDGYPCYTTSAGWLGYSDEKLRRLCQEAVDQGYKHIKLKVGANRDDDYRRLSIAREVIGWDADLMIDANQVWDVPEAIEWVNTLAEFKPLWIEEPTSPDDVLGHAAVRKAVAPIGVASGEHGMNRVLFKQMFQAEALDFCQLDSARLGSVNEIVAVYLMAAKFGVPVCPHAGGVGLCELVQHLSIFDYVSVSGSLDGRVTEFVDHLHEHFVEPCIVTDGAYRLPGAPGYSAEMFGSTIDEFSFPNGSYWSAPSAAVAAEDAPSVAEAADAHSVGVA